The following is a genomic window from Marinobacter salsuginis.
GCTTTCCAGGTCAAACCCCACCTGATATAGCGTGACCGGGTCATACCAGCGCCAGCTGAGCCAGGCCAGAATGCCGCCAAACAGAAGCACCATCAGGTCGCTAATTTTCGCCAGTACGGTTCGGGTTCCACCTTTTACATACTCGGTCAGCAGACCCACGGCAACGCTTTCCCGCCGTTTGAGCAGCACGGATGTCGCGAAGAAAGTCATCCAGATCATGCAGTAGATCGCCAGCTCATCCACCCAGTAGATGGCGTAACCGGCAAAACGAGTGACGATGTTAAGAAGTATCAGCAGGGTCACCGCACCGGCAAGCGATGCGGCGATGACAGCTTCAATGCGTGCGACAAAATCCGAAACAGCTTTAAGCATGGTGCATCGCCCGGATTATTGGGCTTTGATGTCCTCGGCGACGTTGCGCAGGATACCAAGAGACGGGGCTTTCTCAGCCCAGATGTCTTCCCAGGCGGAAATGGCGTCAGCGAATTCACTGCGGTTTGCCTTCCTCACGGTGATATCCAGCTCTCTGAGCTGCTGTTCCTGGTCCTTCTCCTGGGCCACAAACTTGTCCATCACGGCATTCAGGTGAGCTTTCATGGTTTCCTGGATGAGCTGTCTGTCTTCGTTGCCCAGGTCACGCCAGACCTTGCCAGATACCACGCCCACCATGGGGAACATCATGTGGTTGGAAATCAGCAGGTGGTCGGCGCGCTCGTAAAACTTGAGCACCAGGATGGAGTCGAAATCCATGTCGATGGCGTCAACCTGGCCATTCGCCAGCGCGTCATAGACCGCAGGAAGTGGCAACGGCGTGGGTGCCGCGCCGACGGCGTTGTAGAAATCCCGAATGGGCTCGAACGGGGTAATGCGTAGCTTCTTGCCCTCAAGATCGGCAGGACCGGAA
Proteins encoded in this region:
- a CDS encoding TRAP transporter substrate-binding protein produces the protein MSSMKRLLAAFASFAVMSSAAVEARDFRLGLITPPPHIWTKAANEFGQDLNEKSGGEHSVAVFPARQLGNEAQMVQQLQTGALDMAFLTIAEVSNRVPDFGALYAPYLVDNIDQAAELLRSDEANKLLDQLPANVGLVGVGYAMAGMRQVLSRDEVSGPADLEGKKLRITPFEPIRDFYNAVGAAPTPLPLPAVYDALANGQVDAIDMDFDSILVLKFYERADHLLISNHMMFPMVGVVSGKVWRDLGNEDRQLIQETMKAHLNAVMDKFVAQEKDQEQQLRELDITVRKANRSEFADAISAWEDIWAEKAPSLGILRNVAEDIKAQ
- a CDS encoding TRAP transporter small permease: MLKAVSDFVARIEAVIAASLAGAVTLLILLNIVTRFAGYAIYWVDELAIYCMIWMTFFATSVLLKRRESVAVGLLTEYVKGGTRTVLAKISDLMVLLFGGILAWLSWRWYDPVTLYQVGFDLESFQAETFNFMYAENTSTLGIKKFWVWMVLPILSITLTIHGLANLLCFEAAPEQSGGTT